In Natronococcus occultus SP4, the following proteins share a genomic window:
- a CDS encoding class I SAM-dependent methyltransferase — MIGPRYYFGIYHWRRRLRSIATAAVVIVAAAVAGRRTRSRSRRLVAAAVGVVAAVRIGRTLRRLGSPPPWALERAKYDALASRLPFDRAQRVLDVGCGTGRSLVGLAPHVPDGVAVLGLDVFDDRVIHGNGPQLARRNAARAGLDAEPVAADAATLPLETDSVDVATACRVLHDLPAEDAAAALAELRRVCGPEGTVGVLELPLVPDDVEDDPDPESYWSDRIVEAGFEIEALERLELAGRAEPYIVVVARPNTDR, encoded by the coding sequence GTGATCGGACCGCGATACTACTTCGGGATCTACCACTGGCGGCGGCGGCTCCGTTCGATCGCGACCGCGGCGGTCGTGATCGTGGCTGCGGCCGTCGCCGGACGCCGAACGCGATCCCGCAGCCGTCGGCTCGTCGCGGCCGCGGTCGGGGTGGTCGCGGCCGTCCGTATCGGGCGGACGCTCCGCCGACTGGGATCGCCGCCCCCGTGGGCCCTCGAGCGCGCGAAGTACGACGCGCTCGCGAGCCGGCTCCCGTTCGATCGGGCACAGCGAGTTCTCGACGTCGGCTGCGGGACGGGTCGGTCGCTCGTGGGGCTGGCACCCCACGTTCCCGACGGCGTCGCGGTGCTCGGCCTCGACGTCTTCGACGACCGCGTCATCCACGGCAACGGACCGCAGCTGGCACGTCGAAACGCCGCCCGCGCCGGACTCGACGCCGAGCCGGTCGCTGCGGACGCGGCGACGCTCCCGCTCGAGACCGATTCGGTCGACGTCGCGACCGCGTGTCGGGTTCTCCACGATCTGCCGGCCGAGGACGCCGCGGCCGCGCTCGCCGAGCTCCGGCGGGTCTGTGGTCCCGAAGGGACCGTCGGCGTCCTCGAGTTACCGCTCGTCCCCGACGATGTCGAGGACGATCCGGACCCGGAGTCGTACTGGTCGGATCGGATCGTCGAGGCCGGGTTCGAGATCGAGGCGCTCGAGCGCCTCGAACTGGCTGGGCGAGCGGAGCCGTACATCGTCGTCGTGGCGCGGCCGAACACTGATCGCTAA
- a CDS encoding pyrroloquinoline quinone-dependent dehydrogenase — protein MSLEEDRAVQAAKDTVVRETDQGFRVLGSPDKSVTHQHDVDRIEEFDVTNEMIQESGDNPEAWLTYGGNYEQHRRTTADVITPDNVADLEVEYILDVGAGSSMEGTPLIVPGDPPIMYQSNGPNHVKAIDAREGDILWSYTYAVPSDVVLCCDDNNRGVAAYGDKVFMTTLDSGVVALDRYTGEEVWHTSTADHEEGYSATWAPIAYDGMIFTGSAGGEYGVRGFHKALDAETGDELWHTWTSPETEWVGDSINQSCATNWMNATVDVEQRRLYLPIGNPGPDFDGSVRPGPNRNSCGTLALDMDTGERLWTHQEVAHDVWDYDSAAPRVLIRDMEIEHRNTTKDVVVSAGKTAWLYTMDTETGELIERSEPGVQQLNMYRMIPHIDEGRRMPFMPGAMGGNDWQPPAYNPETGLMYTKMNNSPQEAWWRFEEYEEGKKYWGGILEDETEAVPDEYNGKISAIVAINPETGERVWRDWIESDAYIWGGMVTTETGVVFTGTQNGDFIAYDGESGDRLWEYDLGEASIAGSPMSWYDPETEKQYVAIQVGGSGWLRRGAGGRDTRLAVFSLSE, from the coding sequence ATGTCACTCGAAGAAGACAGGGCCGTACAGGCCGCAAAGGATACGGTTGTTAGAGAGACTGACCAGGGGTTCCGCGTACTGGGATCGCCCGACAAATCGGTCACGCACCAACACGACGTCGATCGGATCGAGGAGTTCGACGTCACCAACGAGATGATCCAGGAGTCCGGCGATAATCCGGAGGCCTGGCTCACCTACGGCGGGAACTACGAACAACACCGTCGTACGACCGCCGACGTCATCACGCCCGACAACGTCGCCGACCTCGAGGTCGAGTACATCCTCGACGTCGGTGCCGGCTCGAGCATGGAGGGGACGCCGCTGATCGTTCCGGGCGACCCGCCGATCATGTATCAGTCCAACGGGCCGAACCACGTCAAGGCCATCGACGCTCGCGAGGGCGATATCCTCTGGAGCTATACGTATGCCGTGCCCTCGGACGTCGTTCTCTGTTGTGACGACAACAACCGCGGCGTCGCTGCCTACGGCGACAAGGTCTTTATGACGACGTTGGACTCCGGGGTCGTCGCGCTCGACCGGTACACCGGCGAGGAAGTCTGGCACACCTCGACGGCGGACCACGAGGAAGGGTACTCGGCGACCTGGGCGCCGATCGCGTACGACGGGATGATCTTCACCGGCAGCGCGGGCGGCGAGTACGGCGTTCGCGGGTTCCACAAGGCGCTGGACGCCGAAACCGGCGACGAGCTGTGGCACACTTGGACCTCACCCGAGACCGAGTGGGTCGGCGACAGCATCAACCAGTCCTGTGCAACCAACTGGATGAACGCGACGGTCGACGTCGAACAGCGCCGGCTCTACCTCCCGATCGGCAACCCCGGGCCGGACTTCGACGGCTCCGTCCGACCGGGACCGAACCGAAACAGCTGCGGAACGCTCGCGCTCGATATGGACACCGGCGAGCGACTGTGGACTCACCAGGAAGTCGCTCACGACGTCTGGGACTACGACTCGGCTGCGCCGCGAGTCCTCATCCGGGACATGGAGATCGAACACCGAAACACGACCAAAGACGTCGTCGTCTCCGCCGGCAAGACTGCCTGGCTCTACACGATGGACACCGAGACAGGCGAGCTCATCGAGCGCAGCGAGCCCGGCGTCCAGCAGCTGAACATGTACCGGATGATCCCGCACATCGACGAGGGACGCCGGATGCCGTTCATGCCCGGCGCGATGGGGGGCAACGACTGGCAGCCGCCAGCCTACAACCCCGAAACCGGACTCATGTACACGAAGATGAACAACTCGCCCCAGGAAGCCTGGTGGCGCTTCGAGGAGTACGAGGAAGGCAAGAAGTACTGGGGCGGAATCTTAGAGGACGAGACCGAAGCCGTCCCCGACGAGTACAACGGGAAGATCAGCGCCATCGTCGCGATCAACCCCGAAACGGGCGAGCGGGTCTGGCGCGACTGGATCGAGAGCGACGCCTACATCTGGGGCGGCATGGTGACGACCGAGACCGGCGTCGTCTTCACCGGCACCCAGAACGGCGACTTCATCGCCTACGACGGCGAGAGCGGCGACCGGCTTTGGGAGTACGACCTCGGCGAGGCGTCGATCGCCGGCAGCCCGATGAGCTGGTACGACCCCGAGACCGAGAAGCAGTACGTCGCGATCCAGGTCGGCGGCAGCGGCTGGCTCCGGCGCGGCGCCGGCGGCCGTGACACCCGTCTGGCGGTCTTCTCGCTGTCTGAGTAG